In one bacterium genomic region, the following are encoded:
- a CDS encoding TIGR01777 family oxidoreductase, whose translation MLRVITAGASGPIGRALVRALREQGAEVRRLVRRPQAGFGEVTWDPDAGTLDPRAFDGADAVVNLAGRSIAALRWTPAVRREILGSRVRSTRLIVDTILSASAVPPVLVSASAIGYYGDRGDEVLDESSPPGIGFLADVARAWEDEARRASSAGTRVVSTRFGIVLARDGGVVRTTLPLFRAGLGGPLGSGRQWWSWIHVDDVAAALLAAVRITALEGPVNVASPVPVTNQVFTRTLAAALGRPAVMRVPAWALRLVSGAVADEMMLASQRATPAKLQAHGFQFRWPELEPALRDLVT comes from the coding sequence ATGCTGCGTGTAATCACTGCCGGGGCATCGGGGCCGATCGGCAGGGCGCTGGTCCGTGCCCTGCGCGAACAGGGGGCAGAGGTCCGCCGGCTCGTGCGGCGTCCCCAGGCAGGATTCGGCGAGGTGACTTGGGATCCGGATGCCGGCACGCTGGATCCGCGGGCCTTCGACGGCGCAGACGCCGTGGTGAACCTTGCCGGTCGGAGCATCGCCGCCCTTCGGTGGACCCCGGCGGTGCGAAGAGAGATCCTCGGCAGCCGCGTCCGATCCACGCGCTTGATAGTAGACACTATCCTCAGTGCTTCAGCCGTTCCCCCTGTGTTGGTCTCGGCCTCTGCGATCGGATACTACGGGGACCGGGGCGATGAGGTGCTGGACGAGTCGTCCCCACCCGGCATTGGTTTCCTGGCCGACGTCGCTCGGGCCTGGGAGGATGAGGCACGGCGCGCTTCATCGGCCGGGACGCGCGTTGTGAGCACCCGGTTCGGGATCGTGCTGGCCCGTGACGGGGGCGTGGTACGGACGACGTTGCCGCTCTTCCGTGCGGGGCTCGGTGGCCCGTTGGGAAGCGGACGGCAGTGGTGGAGCTGGATTCACGTGGATGACGTCGCGGCCGCTCTACTGGCAGCGGTACGGATCACTGCGCTGGAAGGGCCGGTGAACGTCGCCTCACCCGTGCCAGTTACTAATCAGGTGTTTACCCGTACGCTGGCGGCCGCGCTGGGGCGCCCGGCAGTCATGCGCGTGCCGGCGTGGGCGCTACGCTTGGTGAGTGGCGCGGTGGCCGATGAGATGATGCTGGCCAGCCAGAGGGCAACTCCCGCCAAACTACAGGCGCACGGGTTCCAGTTCCGGTGGCCCGAACTGGAACCGGCACTGCGCGATCTCGTTACCTAA
- the leuB gene encoding 3-isopropylmalate dehydrogenase — MRARIAVLPGDGVGPEVTAEAVKVLRAVAAARGHVLSFEEAPFGAAALSGGHPPLPAATLDACRRADAVLLGAVGGPEWDGLPPDRRPEAGLLALRRELRLYANLRPVRAFGGVAAASPLRPEALEGTDFLIVRELTGGLYFGEPRGRTTTNGQRTAVDTLIYSEEEISRVARVAFEAAGLRRGRVTSVDKANVLHSSQLWREVVDEVALDYPDVTLDHMLVDSAAMQMVRRPSAFDVLVMENMFGDILSDLGAGLVGSLGLLPSASLGAEGPSLYEPVHGTAPDIAGRGLANPSGAILSAALLLRYALGLAEEAALVETAVERALASGARTADLAGGGPALSTAGFGDRVIALLS; from the coding sequence GTGCGGGCGCGCATCGCAGTCCTACCCGGTGACGGGGTAGGCCCCGAGGTCACCGCGGAGGCGGTGAAGGTTCTGCGCGCCGTCGCGGCAGCGCGAGGGCATGTTCTCTCCTTTGAGGAAGCCCCTTTCGGCGCGGCCGCGCTGAGTGGGGGTCATCCGCCCCTTCCGGCCGCCACGCTCGACGCGTGCCGCCGCGCGGACGCGGTCCTGCTGGGCGCGGTGGGCGGCCCGGAGTGGGACGGTCTGCCGCCCGACCGGCGGCCTGAAGCAGGGTTGCTTGCCCTGCGCCGGGAGCTGCGGCTGTACGCCAACCTGCGCCCGGTGCGCGCATTTGGCGGGGTTGCCGCCGCGTCGCCGCTCCGGCCCGAGGCGCTGGAGGGAACCGACTTCCTTATAGTCCGGGAGTTGACCGGCGGGCTCTACTTCGGCGAGCCCCGCGGCCGGACTACCACGAACGGACAACGGACAGCGGTAGACACGCTCATCTACTCCGAGGAGGAGATTAGCCGCGTCGCCCGGGTGGCGTTCGAGGCCGCCGGGTTGCGTCGCGGCCGCGTCACCTCGGTGGACAAGGCCAATGTGCTGCACTCCTCACAGCTCTGGCGCGAGGTGGTAGACGAGGTTGCCCTGGACTACCCTGATGTGACGCTTGACCACATGCTTGTGGACAGCGCCGCCATGCAGATGGTGCGGAGGCCGTCGGCGTTCGACGTGCTCGTGATGGAGAACATGTTTGGTGACATCCTGAGTGACCTGGGTGCGGGGTTGGTTGGATCGCTCGGCCTCCTGCCCTCGGCCAGCCTGGGCGCTGAAGGACCATCGCTCTACGAGCCGGTGCACGGCACCGCGCCGGACATCGCAGGGCGCGGGCTTGCCAACCCCTCCGGCGCCATCCTGAGCGCGGCCCTGCTGCTCCGATACGCGCTGGGCCTGGCCGAGGAGGCTGCCCTTGTCGAGACGGCCGTGGAACGCGCTCTGGCCAGCGGAGCCAGGACGGCCGACTTGGCCGGCGGCGGCCCTGCTCTTTCCACGGCCGGCTTTGGCGATCGCGTGATCGCCCTGCTGAGCTGA